The DNA sequence AAAACAGGAAAGGCAGTACAGATTCACGTTGGTTACTTTGATTCATATACCGAATAGCGGTAGCTATTGTTTTTAAGTAAGCCAGCAAAAAGAAAATCAATCCAATCATACCTATATCTAGTATGATTTCCATAAAACCATTATGAGCATTCGGTACTTTGTACCCGTTGGGCATAATCACGAGACCTGAGTCACTTATCCCTCGCCAAGGCTGCCAAAAACTGTAATAGCCGTAACCTAACCACAAATGGGATTTAATTTTTGTCTCCCAGAGCAATTCCCACATTGGTCTACGACCTGTAAATGTCATATCTTTTCCCAGAACATCAACAACAATCGTTTCCAGGTTTTCTGTGATTAAGATAGTAGCAATGCTAAATAAAATTATGAAAAGAACAACGGCTACAAATTGCCACTTTGGAGGCAGCTTTTTAACAACTTGTAGGTAAATTAAAAAGCTAAAGTAGACAAATATTTGCACCTTGGCTCCCGCAGAGTTGGTTTTTTCCACAAGTAAGAGTGAGATAGCTGCTATAATCACAGCAAACCAACGTTGTTTGGGATAATTTACGGCATACCACGCCCACAAAGCCACAGATAGACCCATGTGACTGCCATGACCATTAGCATGTCCATAAATACCTGTCCACCCCTTACCTTGAGGATCACGATCTATCAATGATAATATAGCTTGTAATGCGGTTGCCCATTTAATAAAACCACAAAGTTCTACCCAGTTATATTGTTTAGCAATATAAGCGGCAACGGTTGTTATTCCAAGAAGTACCAACGTATGTCTGAGCGTTAGAATAGGAATCTCTGACCAAAACATTGATAAACTCATCATTAAAAAGAGTAAATAGAGAAACGGATTCTCGATGAGAGTTATCACTAAGACTTGTAATGAGTCTTTTAACGTATTAGATAGTCGAGGAAAAAATATAAATAAAATAGCACCGTAAATGGCTAGTTGTCCAATCCTTGCCGCAAGAGTTGTGCCGTGTACGGCAGAGGCTAAAGGGTGTAGGCGCTCAAATAGTCCCCAATTAAAGCCTGCCATCACTAAGATAAAAACAAAAATCAAAACCTTTTCTGCCTTAAAAGCAAGTTTTGGGTTGCGACTGACCAATGTGTATGAAATTCCTATGTAAGTCAAGCCAATTATTAATATTGGCATCAGAAAAATAGGATTTAAAAGTATTTCTTTCATCGTTTGCCTGGAATAGATAAAGAAAACAGTTAACCTCAATTAATTAGTGTAACACTCAAGAAAAAAATACTCTCCTATGCAATTATTACTGACTTGACTAAAATATTATAGCTAAGATAATATAATAAAAATATCACCAAACATCTATTGCAGTGATGATTTTCAGTTAAAATAAAATTGGAATCTGTGTCCTCCTGAATCTAGAGTGGACTCCTGGGATATGTCTTCTACTGATACACAAAAAACGCTGAGCCAAAAAACTCCGATAGTGGCAGGTCTGACCCTATTGGCTTTAATGGTAACTAATAGTGCCATGCCAAGCCAAGCTCAATTACCTATTCTGCCAGAGAATCAGCCTGTCGGCACTACCATTAGCCTCACACCACCGATATCAGATTACACCTTAGGCGGCGGCGATCGCATCTATGTTGAGGTTTTTAAACTCCCTGATTTGAGCGGAGATTACCAACTCCCCCCGGATGGAGCACTGACCTTACCCCTGATTGGTTACGTATCCCTGCAAGGATTAACCCTAACAGAAGCAAACCAGCTCCTATCCAATCGCTACGCTCAGGTTCTTAAACGCCCCACTGTCACTGTAACCCTGACAGCACCTCGTCCTTTAAATGTAGTGATTGCTGGCGAAGTTAATCGCCCAGGTTCTTACTTACTGGATTTAGAAAGTGGTGTGGGCAACCAGCCTGGGGTGCAATATCCCACTCTACCCCAAGCCCTTGAGCAAGCGGGGGGAGTCACTCTAGCCGCCAATATACGCCGAGTCCAGATTCGTCCCAGCTCGAACCGCCAATCAGCACCTGTGAGAACTATCAATTTGTGGGAACTCGTACAGACGGGAAATGAACGTCAAAATCTTACCTTGCGCGATGGTGATACCATATTTGTTCCATCATTAACCACGATTAATCTTACAGAAGCCTATCAAATTGCCACAAGTAGCTTCGCGATCAAACCTGAAGAGCCTCGCAACGTGACTATCGTGGGTGAAGTAACTCGACCGGGTACGTATGTTGTCATTGGTGGAAACACCACAGATTCTCCTTTTCGGACGGGTGGTTCGCCCAGCTTAACTCAAGCCATCCAGCTAGCTGGGGGCATTAAACCAACAGCAGATATTCGCCAAATCAGGCTCCGCCGTACCACAAAAGCTGGAGCAGAATATGAGATTCCCGTCAATCTGTGGCAACTTCTACAACAAGGAGATTTTACCCAGGATGCTATTCTCCAAGACAGAGATACAATTATTGTGCCAACCGCTACCGACATCAGTCCAGCCGAAGCCACGGAATTAGCTACTGCTACTTTTTCACCTGAAATAATTCAAGTGAGTGTGGTTGGCGAAGTAATAGAACCCGGAGTCGTAGAAGTTCCCCCCAACACACCTTTGAATCAGGCGCTGCTGGCTGCTGGTGGATTTGACCAAAAGCGAGCCCACAAGCATTCCGTAGAACTGATTCGCCTCAATCCCGATGGCACCGTTTCCAAGCGCACCATACCCATTGATTTTGCCCAGGGAATAAACGAGCAAAGCAATCCCCGCCTCCAGAGTAATGACATCATTGTCGTTAACCGCTCTGGTACGGTTCGAGTGACCGACACGATTGGTACAATCCTGGAACCAATCAATCCCGTTGTCGGAATACTCAGAATTTTTGAACTTTTAGGTATCCTACAATAGCTTTTTGTCGGGAGGCAGCACAGCCAGCCCCTACGCTCAGTAGGGTATCTGCTGTTTTCTCAGCCTAGCACATTCAGCCTTGGCTCCATTCATCTTATGCCTAACCCGCTTTGAGCAAAGTAAATTTATAGAATAGGGATGGGGAAACGTTATAATTGCTGCTTTAACCCCTGGAAAAACAGGGTTATAAGGTTAAGACTGTGTTCTAGCGGCAAATTAACCTAAGACTCTAGAGGTGCTCTTGATGAATACTGACTATAATTTCCAACCCTTGCCATCTCAGCCCAATGGGAAACCCTCTCAGGCACTGCCCGTGAACTCTCTAGCTGAACCCGACGAGGGTCAAGAGCAAACGTTGGATTTGCAATGGCTGTTTGCGGTGGTGCGACGTCGCGCTCCTGTCATGGCAGGTGTGGCAATCATCTTAACGGCATTAATTGGTGGCTTTATTGTTTGGAAATCAAAAAGTACTCCCCCGACCTATGAAGGCTATTTTCGGCTCTTAGTTGAACCGGTTACTGCTCAAGGTCGTTTAGCTGAACAATTTCTCATGGCGCAAACGCAAGGAGAAAACAGCATTCAACGAATTAGAATGGATGAATCATCCTTAGACTACGAAACTCAAATTCGAGTCTTACGCAGTCCTAAATTAATCGAGCCAATTTTGGAAAACATTAAGGTTAATTATCCCAACGTTACTTATAATAACATCATTCAAAAGCTAAGCATTAGCCGTGTTCAATACGAAAAAGATGGCAAACAGCAGGGAACAAAGATTTTACACGTCACCTATAAAGATAAAGACCCTCAAGCTATTGAATTTGCTCTGAGTCAAGTTGCCGATGCTTATCTAAAATACAGTCTCAATGAGCGCCAAACCAGTCTCCGCCAGGGACTTGATTTTTTGGGAAAACAGTTGCCCGATTTGCATAACCAAGTTAATGATTTACAAAAACAACTTCAAACGTTACGACAGCAATATAACTTCATCGATCCAGAAAGA is a window from the Coleofasciculus chthonoplastes PCC 7420 genome containing:
- a CDS encoding O-antigen ligase family protein → MKEILLNPIFLMPILIIGLTYIGISYTLVSRNPKLAFKAEKVLIFVFILVMAGFNWGLFERLHPLASAVHGTTLAARIGQLAIYGAILFIFFPRLSNTLKDSLQVLVITLIENPFLYLLFLMMSLSMFWSEIPILTLRHTLVLLGITTVAAYIAKQYNWVELCGFIKWATALQAILSLIDRDPQGKGWTGIYGHANGHGSHMGLSVALWAWYAVNYPKQRWFAVIIAAISLLLVEKTNSAGAKVQIFVYFSFLIYLQVVKKLPPKWQFVAVVLFIILFSIATILITENLETIVVDVLGKDMTFTGRRPMWELLWETKIKSHLWLGYGYYSFWQPWRGISDSGLVIMPNGYKVPNAHNGFMEIILDIGMIGLIFFLLAYLKTIATAIRYMNQSNQRESVLPFLFLMYLIMPALTNNRIIDFSDFWCYYIFVVVRLSIDLHQMSVSRKEQSKMLDQSVIPKLRD
- a CDS encoding SLBB domain-containing protein, translating into MSSTDTQKTLSQKTPIVAGLTLLALMVTNSAMPSQAQLPILPENQPVGTTISLTPPISDYTLGGGDRIYVEVFKLPDLSGDYQLPPDGALTLPLIGYVSLQGLTLTEANQLLSNRYAQVLKRPTVTVTLTAPRPLNVVIAGEVNRPGSYLLDLESGVGNQPGVQYPTLPQALEQAGGVTLAANIRRVQIRPSSNRQSAPVRTINLWELVQTGNERQNLTLRDGDTIFVPSLTTINLTEAYQIATSSFAIKPEEPRNVTIVGEVTRPGTYVVIGGNTTDSPFRTGGSPSLTQAIQLAGGIKPTADIRQIRLRRTTKAGAEYEIPVNLWQLLQQGDFTQDAILQDRDTIIVPTATDISPAEATELATATFSPEIIQVSVVGEVIEPGVVEVPPNTPLNQALLAAGGFDQKRAHKHSVELIRLNPDGTVSKRTIPIDFAQGINEQSNPRLQSNDIIVVNRSGTVRVTDTIGTILEPINPVVGILRIFELLGILQ